Proteins encoded together in one Chroicocephalus ridibundus chromosome 13, bChrRid1.1, whole genome shotgun sequence window:
- the KCTD10 gene encoding BTB/POZ domain-containing adapter for CUL3-mediated RhoA degradation protein 3 isoform X2 has translation MEEMSGESVVSSAVPAAATRTTSFKGTSPSSKYVKLNIGGALYYTTMQTLTKQDTMLKAMFSGRMEVLTDSEGWILIDRCGKHFGTILNYLRDGAVPLPESRREIEELLAEAKYYLVQGLVDECQAALQNKDAYEPFCKVPVITSSKEEQKLIATSNKPAVKLLYNRSNNKYSYTSNSDDNMLKNIELFDKLSLRFNGRVLFIKDVIGDEICCWSFYGQGRKIAEVCCTSIVYATEKKQTKVEFPEARIYEETLNILLYESQDGRGPDNALLEATGGAAGRSHHLEEDEERERIERVRRIHIKRPDDRAHLHQ, from the exons GAAGAGATGTCGGGAGAAAGTGTGGTGAGCTCAGCAGTGCCGGCGGCTGCGACTCGCACTACCTCCTTCAAAGGGACGAGTCCGAGTTCCAAGTATGTCAAGCTGAACATTGGTGGTGCCCTCTACTACACCACCATGCAGACCCTGACCAAGCAGGACACCATGCTGAAGGCCATGTTCAGTGGCCGAATGGAAGTCCTCACGGACAGCGAAG GCTGGATCCTGATCGACCGCtgtggaaaacattttgggaCAATACTGAACTACCTGCGTGACGGGGCAGTACCGCTCCCCGAGAGCCGCAGGGAGATCGAAGAGTTGTTGGCGGAAGCAAAATACTACCTGGTCCAGGGGCTGGTGGACGAGTGCCAAGCAGCCTTGCAG AACAAAGATGCGTATGAACCGTTCTGCAAGGTACCAGTCATCACATCTTCTAAAGAAGAGCAAAAACTTATAGCCACTTCTAACAAG CCAGCAGTGAAGTTGCTATATAACAGAAGCAACAACAAATATTCCTACACCAG CAACTCTGATGACAACATGCTGAAGAACATCGAGCTATTCGATAAGCTGTCCTTGAGGTTTAATGGGAGAGTGCTCTTTATAAAAGATGTGATTGGAGACGAgatctgctgctggtctttttaCGGGCAGGGGCGGAAGATTGCCGAAGTTTGTTGCACTTCCATTGTTTATGCTActgagaaaaaacagacaaaG GTGGAGTTCCCAGAAGCCCGCATTTACGAGGAGACACTGAACATTCTGCTGTACGAGTCCCAGGATGGCAGGGGACCCGACAACGCGCTCCTGGAAGCCACAGGAGGGGCAGCTGGCCGCTCCCATCACTTAGAAGAAGACGAGGAGCGAGAGCGCATTGAACGCGTGCGAAGAATTCATATTAAACGTCCGGATGACAGGGCCCACCTGCACCAGTGA
- the KCTD10 gene encoding BTB/POZ domain-containing adapter for CUL3-mediated RhoA degradation protein 3 isoform X1, whose translation MEEMSGESVVSSAVPAAATRTTSFKGTSPSSKYVKLNIGGALYYTTMQTLTKQDTMLKAMFSGRMEVLTDSEGWILIDRCGKHFGTILNYLRDGAVPLPESRREIEELLAEAKYYLVQGLVDECQAALQQNKDAYEPFCKVPVITSSKEEQKLIATSNKPAVKLLYNRSNNKYSYTSNSDDNMLKNIELFDKLSLRFNGRVLFIKDVIGDEICCWSFYGQGRKIAEVCCTSIVYATEKKQTKVEFPEARIYEETLNILLYESQDGRGPDNALLEATGGAAGRSHHLEEDEERERIERVRRIHIKRPDDRAHLHQ comes from the exons GAAGAGATGTCGGGAGAAAGTGTGGTGAGCTCAGCAGTGCCGGCGGCTGCGACTCGCACTACCTCCTTCAAAGGGACGAGTCCGAGTTCCAAGTATGTCAAGCTGAACATTGGTGGTGCCCTCTACTACACCACCATGCAGACCCTGACCAAGCAGGACACCATGCTGAAGGCCATGTTCAGTGGCCGAATGGAAGTCCTCACGGACAGCGAAG GCTGGATCCTGATCGACCGCtgtggaaaacattttgggaCAATACTGAACTACCTGCGTGACGGGGCAGTACCGCTCCCCGAGAGCCGCAGGGAGATCGAAGAGTTGTTGGCGGAAGCAAAATACTACCTGGTCCAGGGGCTGGTGGACGAGTGCCAAGCAGCCTTGCAG CAGAACAAAGATGCGTATGAACCGTTCTGCAAGGTACCAGTCATCACATCTTCTAAAGAAGAGCAAAAACTTATAGCCACTTCTAACAAG CCAGCAGTGAAGTTGCTATATAACAGAAGCAACAACAAATATTCCTACACCAG CAACTCTGATGACAACATGCTGAAGAACATCGAGCTATTCGATAAGCTGTCCTTGAGGTTTAATGGGAGAGTGCTCTTTATAAAAGATGTGATTGGAGACGAgatctgctgctggtctttttaCGGGCAGGGGCGGAAGATTGCCGAAGTTTGTTGCACTTCCATTGTTTATGCTActgagaaaaaacagacaaaG GTGGAGTTCCCAGAAGCCCGCATTTACGAGGAGACACTGAACATTCTGCTGTACGAGTCCCAGGATGGCAGGGGACCCGACAACGCGCTCCTGGAAGCCACAGGAGGGGCAGCTGGCCGCTCCCATCACTTAGAAGAAGACGAGGAGCGAGAGCGCATTGAACGCGTGCGAAGAATTCATATTAAACGTCCGGATGACAGGGCCCACCTGCACCAGTGA